Proteins encoded by one window of Ovis canadensis isolate MfBH-ARS-UI-01 breed Bighorn chromosome 14, ARS-UI_OviCan_v2, whole genome shotgun sequence:
- the FCSK gene encoding L-fucose kinase isoform X1: MEQPKGVDWTVIILTCQYKDSVEVFQRELEIRQKREQIPAGTLLLAVEDPEVHVGSGGATLNALLVAAEHLSARAGFTVVTSDVLHSAWILILHMGRDFPFDDCGRAFTCLPVENPQAPVEAVVCNLDCLLDIMSHRLGPGSPPGVWVCSTDMLLSVPLDPGISWDGFRGARGIALPGSTAYARSHGVYLTDSEGFVLDIYYQGTEAEIQRCARPDGRVPLVSGVVFFSVETAECLLATHVSPPLDACTYMGLDSGAQPGQLSLFFDILLCMARNVQREDFLVGRPPEMGQGDADIAGYLHGARAELWRQLRGQPLTVAYVPDGSYSYMTNSASEFLHSLTSPGAPGAQVIHSQVEERPLLGAGSTVVSCLLEGPVRLGPGSVLQHCHLRGPIHVGTGCFVSGLDVAQSQALHGVELRDLILRGHHVQLHGAPSRAFTLVGRLDSWERQGTGTYLNMSWSKFFQKTGIRDWDLWDPDVPPAERCLLSARLFPVLHPSRALGPWDLLWMLDPQEDRGRALQAWRACWRLSWEQLQPCLDRGTTLAARRDLFFRQALHKARHVLEARQDLSLRPLTWAAVHEGCPGLLLATLDQVAAGAEDPGVAARALACVADVLGCMAGGRGGLRSGPAANPEWVWPFSFLERGDLARGVEALTRERARWLSRPALLVRAARHYEGAGQLLIRRAVMSAQRFVSSKPVELPAPGQWVVAECPARVDFSGEPVEEGGVASALQSWAGRPPRPAGSRSVATGGWSDTPPLAYELGGAVLGLAVRVDGRRPIGARARRIPEPELRLAVGPRQDQTAVKIVCCSLDDVRGYCQPQAPGALLKAAFVCAGIVSVSSELSLREQLLRAFGGGFELHTWSELPHGSGLGTSSILAAAALAAVQRAAGRAVGAEALIHAVLHLEQVLTTGGGWQDQVGGLMPGIKVGRSQAQLPLKVEVEEVTVPEGFVQKLNDHLLLVYTGKTRLARNLLQDVLRSWYARLPAVVQNARRLVRQTEECAEAFRQGSLPLLGQCLTSYWEQKKLMAPGCEPLAVRRMMDVLAPHVHGQSLAGAGGGGFLCLLTKEPRQKEALEAVLAKTEGLGNYSIHLVEVDTQGLSLQLLGTETSN, translated from the exons ATGGAGCAGCCGAAGGGGGTTGATTGGACGGTCATCATTCTGACGTGTCAGTACAAGGACAGCGTTGAGGTCTTCCAGAGAG AGCTGGAAATACGGCAGAAGCGAGAACAGATCCCTGCTGGGACGCTGCTGCTGGCTGTGGAGGACCCTGAGGTTCACGTGGGCAGTGGAGGAGCCACCCTCAACGCCCTGCTGGTGGCTGCTGAGCACCTGAGTGCCCGCGCAGGCTTCACC GTGGTCACGTCAGATGTGCTGCACTCGGCCTGGATCCTCATCCTGCACATG GGCCGAGACTTCCCCTTCGACGACTGTGGCCGGGCCTTCACTTGCCTCCCTGTGGAGAACCCCCAGGCCCCCGTGGAGGCCGTGGTCTGCAACCTGGACTGCCTGCTGGACATCATGAGCCATCGG ctggGCCCGGGCTCCCCGCCGGGCGTGTGGGTCTGCAGCACGGACATGCTGCTGTCGGTGCCTCTGGACCCAG GCATCAGCTGGGACGGCTTCCGGGGAGCCAGAGGGATCGCCCTTCCCGGGAGCACGGCCTACGCCCGGAGCCATGGTGTCTACCTGACCGACTCCGAG GGCTTCGTTCTGGACATTTACTACCAGGGCACTGAGGCAGAGATACAACGATGCGCCAGGCCTGATGGGCGGGTGCCGCTG GTGTCCGGGGTTGTCTTCTTCTCTGTGGAAACCGCTGAGTGCCTCCTGGCTACCCACGTGAGCCCGCCTCTGGACGCCTGCACCTACATGGGCTTGGACtcgggagcccagcctggccag CTGTCTCTGTTTTTTGACATCCTGCTCTGCATGGCCCGGAACGTGCAAagggaggacttcctggtggGGCGGCCCCCGGAGATGGGGCAAGGTGACGCGGACATCGCGGGCTATCTGCACGGTGCCCGGGCTGAGCTGTGGAGGCAGCTCCGCGGTCAGCCTCTCACAGTGG CGTATGTCCCTGATGGCAGCTACAGCTACATGACCAACTCAGCCAGTGAGTTCCTGCACAGTCTCACATCCCCAGGGGCTCCGGGGGCCCAGGTCATACATTCCCAGGTGGAG GAGCGGCCACTGCTGGGGGCCGGGAGCACTGTGGTCAGCTGCCTGCTGGAGGGCCCCGTGCGGCTGGGCCCCGGGAGCGTCCTGCAGCACTGCCACCTACgg GGCCCCATTCACGTTGGGACTGGCTGCTTTGTGAGTGGCCTGGACGTGGCCCAGTCCCAGGCGCTGCACGGCGTGGAGCTGCGTGACCTCATCCTTCGGGGACACCACGTGCAGCTGCACGGCGCACCCAGCCGGGCCTTCACCCTCGTGGGCCGCCTGGACAGCTGGGAG agacaggggacaggaacatatctcaacatgtCTTGGAGTAAATTCTTCCAGAAGACGGGCATCCG GGACTGGGACCTGTGGGACCCAGATGTGCCCCCTGCTGAGCGCTGCCTCCTCAGTGCCCGTCTCTTCCCTGTGCTCCACCCCTCGagggccctggggccctgggatcTGCTGTGGATGCTAGACCCCCAGGAGGACAGGGGCCGGGCCCTGCAGGCTTGGCGGGCTTGCTGGCGTCTGTCCTGGGAGCAGCTGCAGCCGTGCCTGGACCGGGGCACCACGCTGGCTGCCCGCCGGGACCTGTTCTTCCGCCAGGCCCTGCACAAGGCGCGGCACGTGCTGGAGGCCCGGCAGGACCTCAGCCTGCGCCCGCTGACCTGGGCTGCCGTCCACGAGGGCTGTCCTGGGCTCCTGCTGGCCACACTGGACCAGG TGGCAGCTGGTGCAGAAGACCCTGGCGTGGCTGCCCGTGCCCTGGCCTGTGTGGCAGACGTCCTGGGCTGCATGGCGGGGGGCCGAGGCGGCTTGCGCAGTGGGCCGGCGGCTAACCCCGAGTGGGTTTGgcccttctccttcctggagcGTGGAGACCTGGCGCGCGGTGTGGAGGCGCTCACCCGGGAGCGGGCCAGGTGGCTGAGCAG GCCAGCCTTGCTGGTGCGGGCCGCCCGCCACTACGAGGGGGCCGGGCAGCTGCTGATACGCCGGGCTGTGATGTCTGCCCAGCGCTTCGTCAGCTCCAAGCCGGTGGAGCTGCCGGCGCCTGGGCAGTGGGTGGTGGCAGAGTGCCCAGCGCgggtggacttctctggtgagcccgtggaggagggtggggtggcGTCGGCACTCCAGAGCTGGGCTGGCAGACCCCCGAGACCAGCTGGGTCTCGTTCCGTCGCCACAGGGGGGTGGAGTGACACGCCGCCCCTGGCCTATGAGCTTGGTGGGGCCGTGCTGGGCCTGGCTGTGCGAGTGGACGGCCGCCGGCCCATTGGGGCCAGGGCTCGCCGCATCCCAGAGCCCGAGCTGCGGCTGGCAGTGGGGCCCCGGCAGGACCAGACGGCCGTGAAGATCGTGTGTTGCAGCCTGGACGACGTGCGGGGTTActgccagccccaggccccag GGGCGCTGCTGAAGGCGGCCTTCGTCTGCGCGGGCATCGTCAGTGTCTCCTCCGAGCTCTCGCTGAGGGAGCAGCTGCTACGTGCCTTCGGGGGTGGCTTTGAGCTGCACACCTGGTCTGAGCTGCCCCACGGCTCTGGCCTTG GCACCAGCAGCATCCTGGCGGCGGCCGCCCTGGCCGCGGTGCAGCGGGCCGCAGGCCGCGCGGTAGGTGCAGAGGCCTTGATACACGCAGTCCTGCACCTGGAGCAGGTGCTCACCACAG GAGGCGGCTGGCAGGACCAGGTGGGTGGCCTCATGCCCGGCATCAAGGTGGGGCGCTCCCAGGCTCAGCTGCCACTGAAGGTGGAAGTGGAGGAAGTCACTGTGCCTGAGGGCTTTGTCCAGAAGCTCAATGACCACCTGCTGCTGGTGTACACTGGGAAGACCCGCCTGGCCCGGAATCTGCTCCAG GATGTGCTGAGGAGCTGGTATGCCCGGCTGCCCGCCGTTGTGCAGAACGCCCGCCGCCTGGTACGGCAGACCGAGGAGTGTGCGGAAGCCTTCCGCCAAG ggagtCTGCCTCTGTTGGGCCAGTGCCTGACATCATACTGGGAGCAGAAGAAGCTCATGGCTCCAGGCTGTGAGCCCCTGGCGGTGCGGCGTATGATGGACGTCCTGGCCCCCCACGTGCatgggcagagcctggcaggggcagggggcggaGGCTTTCTCTGTCTACTGACCAAGGAGCCGCGGCAGAAGGAGGCTCTGGAGGCCGTGCTGGCCAAGACAGAG GGCCTCGGGAACTACAGCATCCACCTGGTAGAAGTGGACACTCAGGGCCTGAGCCTGCAGCTGCTGGGAACTGAGACCTCTAACTGA
- the FCSK gene encoding L-fucose kinase isoform X2: MEQPKGVDWTVIILTCQYKDSVEVFQRELEIRQKREQIPAGTLLLAVEDPEVHVGSGGATLNALLVAAEHLSARAGFTVVTSDVLHSAWILILHMGRDFPFDDCGRAFTCLPVENPQAPVEAVVCNLDCLLDIMSHRLGPGSPPGVWVCSTDMLLSVPLDPGISWDGFRGARGIALPGSTAYARSHGVYLTDSEGFVLDIYYQGTEAEIQRCARPDGRVPLVSGVVFFSVETAECLLATHVSPPLDACTYMGLDSGAQPGQLSLFFDILLCMARNVQREDFLVGRPPEMGQGDADIAGYLHGARAELWRQLRGQPLTVAYVPDGSYSYMTNSASEFLHSLTSPGAPGAQVIHSQVEERPLLGAGSTVVSCLLEGPVRLGPGSVLQHCHLRGPIHVGTGCFVSGLDVAQSQALHGVELRDLILRGHHVQLHGAPSRAFTLVGRLDSWERQGTGTYLNMSWSKFFQKTGIRDWDLWDPDVPPAERCLLSARLFPVLHPSRALGPWDLLWMLDPQEDRGRALQAWRACWRLSWEQLQPCLDRGTTLAARRDLFFRQALHKARHVLEARQDLSLRPLTWAAVHEGCPGLLLATLDQVAAGAEDPGVAARALACVADVLGCMAGGRGGLRSGPAANPEWVWPFSFLERGDLARGVEALTRERARWLSRPALLVRAARHYEGAGQLLIRRAVMSAQRFVSSKPVELPAPGQWVVAECPARVDFSGGWSDTPPLAYELGGAVLGLAVRVDGRRPIGARARRIPEPELRLAVGPRQDQTAVKIVCCSLDDVRGYCQPQAPGALLKAAFVCAGIVSVSSELSLREQLLRAFGGGFELHTWSELPHGSGLGTSSILAAAALAAVQRAAGRAVGAEALIHAVLHLEQVLTTGGGWQDQVGGLMPGIKVGRSQAQLPLKVEVEEVTVPEGFVQKLNDHLLLVYTGKTRLARNLLQDVLRSWYARLPAVVQNARRLVRQTEECAEAFRQGSLPLLGQCLTSYWEQKKLMAPGCEPLAVRRMMDVLAPHVHGQSLAGAGGGGFLCLLTKEPRQKEALEAVLAKTEGLGNYSIHLVEVDTQGLSLQLLGTETSN; encoded by the exons ATGGAGCAGCCGAAGGGGGTTGATTGGACGGTCATCATTCTGACGTGTCAGTACAAGGACAGCGTTGAGGTCTTCCAGAGAG AGCTGGAAATACGGCAGAAGCGAGAACAGATCCCTGCTGGGACGCTGCTGCTGGCTGTGGAGGACCCTGAGGTTCACGTGGGCAGTGGAGGAGCCACCCTCAACGCCCTGCTGGTGGCTGCTGAGCACCTGAGTGCCCGCGCAGGCTTCACC GTGGTCACGTCAGATGTGCTGCACTCGGCCTGGATCCTCATCCTGCACATG GGCCGAGACTTCCCCTTCGACGACTGTGGCCGGGCCTTCACTTGCCTCCCTGTGGAGAACCCCCAGGCCCCCGTGGAGGCCGTGGTCTGCAACCTGGACTGCCTGCTGGACATCATGAGCCATCGG ctggGCCCGGGCTCCCCGCCGGGCGTGTGGGTCTGCAGCACGGACATGCTGCTGTCGGTGCCTCTGGACCCAG GCATCAGCTGGGACGGCTTCCGGGGAGCCAGAGGGATCGCCCTTCCCGGGAGCACGGCCTACGCCCGGAGCCATGGTGTCTACCTGACCGACTCCGAG GGCTTCGTTCTGGACATTTACTACCAGGGCACTGAGGCAGAGATACAACGATGCGCCAGGCCTGATGGGCGGGTGCCGCTG GTGTCCGGGGTTGTCTTCTTCTCTGTGGAAACCGCTGAGTGCCTCCTGGCTACCCACGTGAGCCCGCCTCTGGACGCCTGCACCTACATGGGCTTGGACtcgggagcccagcctggccag CTGTCTCTGTTTTTTGACATCCTGCTCTGCATGGCCCGGAACGTGCAAagggaggacttcctggtggGGCGGCCCCCGGAGATGGGGCAAGGTGACGCGGACATCGCGGGCTATCTGCACGGTGCCCGGGCTGAGCTGTGGAGGCAGCTCCGCGGTCAGCCTCTCACAGTGG CGTATGTCCCTGATGGCAGCTACAGCTACATGACCAACTCAGCCAGTGAGTTCCTGCACAGTCTCACATCCCCAGGGGCTCCGGGGGCCCAGGTCATACATTCCCAGGTGGAG GAGCGGCCACTGCTGGGGGCCGGGAGCACTGTGGTCAGCTGCCTGCTGGAGGGCCCCGTGCGGCTGGGCCCCGGGAGCGTCCTGCAGCACTGCCACCTACgg GGCCCCATTCACGTTGGGACTGGCTGCTTTGTGAGTGGCCTGGACGTGGCCCAGTCCCAGGCGCTGCACGGCGTGGAGCTGCGTGACCTCATCCTTCGGGGACACCACGTGCAGCTGCACGGCGCACCCAGCCGGGCCTTCACCCTCGTGGGCCGCCTGGACAGCTGGGAG agacaggggacaggaacatatctcaacatgtCTTGGAGTAAATTCTTCCAGAAGACGGGCATCCG GGACTGGGACCTGTGGGACCCAGATGTGCCCCCTGCTGAGCGCTGCCTCCTCAGTGCCCGTCTCTTCCCTGTGCTCCACCCCTCGagggccctggggccctgggatcTGCTGTGGATGCTAGACCCCCAGGAGGACAGGGGCCGGGCCCTGCAGGCTTGGCGGGCTTGCTGGCGTCTGTCCTGGGAGCAGCTGCAGCCGTGCCTGGACCGGGGCACCACGCTGGCTGCCCGCCGGGACCTGTTCTTCCGCCAGGCCCTGCACAAGGCGCGGCACGTGCTGGAGGCCCGGCAGGACCTCAGCCTGCGCCCGCTGACCTGGGCTGCCGTCCACGAGGGCTGTCCTGGGCTCCTGCTGGCCACACTGGACCAGG TGGCAGCTGGTGCAGAAGACCCTGGCGTGGCTGCCCGTGCCCTGGCCTGTGTGGCAGACGTCCTGGGCTGCATGGCGGGGGGCCGAGGCGGCTTGCGCAGTGGGCCGGCGGCTAACCCCGAGTGGGTTTGgcccttctccttcctggagcGTGGAGACCTGGCGCGCGGTGTGGAGGCGCTCACCCGGGAGCGGGCCAGGTGGCTGAGCAG GCCAGCCTTGCTGGTGCGGGCCGCCCGCCACTACGAGGGGGCCGGGCAGCTGCTGATACGCCGGGCTGTGATGTCTGCCCAGCGCTTCGTCAGCTCCAAGCCGGTGGAGCTGCCGGCGCCTGGGCAGTGGGTGGTGGCAGAGTGCCCAGCGCgggtggacttctctg GGGGGTGGAGTGACACGCCGCCCCTGGCCTATGAGCTTGGTGGGGCCGTGCTGGGCCTGGCTGTGCGAGTGGACGGCCGCCGGCCCATTGGGGCCAGGGCTCGCCGCATCCCAGAGCCCGAGCTGCGGCTGGCAGTGGGGCCCCGGCAGGACCAGACGGCCGTGAAGATCGTGTGTTGCAGCCTGGACGACGTGCGGGGTTActgccagccccaggccccag GGGCGCTGCTGAAGGCGGCCTTCGTCTGCGCGGGCATCGTCAGTGTCTCCTCCGAGCTCTCGCTGAGGGAGCAGCTGCTACGTGCCTTCGGGGGTGGCTTTGAGCTGCACACCTGGTCTGAGCTGCCCCACGGCTCTGGCCTTG GCACCAGCAGCATCCTGGCGGCGGCCGCCCTGGCCGCGGTGCAGCGGGCCGCAGGCCGCGCGGTAGGTGCAGAGGCCTTGATACACGCAGTCCTGCACCTGGAGCAGGTGCTCACCACAG GAGGCGGCTGGCAGGACCAGGTGGGTGGCCTCATGCCCGGCATCAAGGTGGGGCGCTCCCAGGCTCAGCTGCCACTGAAGGTGGAAGTGGAGGAAGTCACTGTGCCTGAGGGCTTTGTCCAGAAGCTCAATGACCACCTGCTGCTGGTGTACACTGGGAAGACCCGCCTGGCCCGGAATCTGCTCCAG GATGTGCTGAGGAGCTGGTATGCCCGGCTGCCCGCCGTTGTGCAGAACGCCCGCCGCCTGGTACGGCAGACCGAGGAGTGTGCGGAAGCCTTCCGCCAAG ggagtCTGCCTCTGTTGGGCCAGTGCCTGACATCATACTGGGAGCAGAAGAAGCTCATGGCTCCAGGCTGTGAGCCCCTGGCGGTGCGGCGTATGATGGACGTCCTGGCCCCCCACGTGCatgggcagagcctggcaggggcagggggcggaGGCTTTCTCTGTCTACTGACCAAGGAGCCGCGGCAGAAGGAGGCTCTGGAGGCCGTGCTGGCCAAGACAGAG GGCCTCGGGAACTACAGCATCCACCTGGTAGAAGTGGACACTCAGGGCCTGAGCCTGCAGCTGCTGGGAACTGAGACCTCTAACTGA
- the FCSK gene encoding L-fucose kinase isoform X4 — protein sequence MEQPKGVDWTVIILTCQYKDSVEVFQRELEIRQKREQIPAGTLLLAVEDPEVHVGSGGATLNALLVAAEHLSARAGFTVVTSDVLHSAWILILHMGRDFPFDDCGRAFTCLPVENPQAPVEAVVCNLDCLLDIMSHRLGPGSPPGVWVCSTDMLLSVPLDPGISWDGFRGARGIALPGSTAYARSHGVYLTDSEGFVLDIYYQGTEAEIQRCARPDGRVPLVSGVVFFSVETAECLLATHVSPPLDACTYMGLDSGAQPGQLSLFFDILLCMARNVQREDFLVGRPPEMGQGDADIAGYLHGARAELWRQLRGQPLTVAYVPDGSYSYMTNSASEFLHSLTSPGAPGAQVIHSQVEERPLLGAGSTVVSCLLEGPVRLGPGSVLQHCHLRGPIHVGTGCFVSGLDVAQSQALHGVELRDLILRGHHVQLHGAPSRAFTLVGRLDSWERQGTGTYLNMSWSKFFQKTGIRDWDLWDPDVPPAERCLLSARLFPVLHPSRALGPWDLLWMLDPQEDRGRALQAWRACWRLSWEQLQPCLDRGTTLAARRDLFFRQALHKARHVLEARQDLSLRPLTWAAVHEGCPGLLLATLDQVAAGAEDPGVAARALACVADVLGCMAGGRGGLRSGPAANPEWVWPFSFLERGDLARGVEALTRERARWLSRPALLVRAARHYEGAGQLLIRRAVMSAQRFVSSKPVELPAPGQWVVAECPARVDFSGGWSDTPPLAYELGGAVLGLAVRVDGRRPIGARARRIPEPELRLAVGPRQDQTAVKIVCCSLDDVRGYCQPQAPGALLKAAFVCAGIVSVSSELSLREQLLRAFGGGFELHTWSELPHGSGLGTSSILAAAALAAVQRAAGRAVGAEALIHAVLHLEQVLTTGGGWQDQVGGLMPGIKVGRSQAQLPLKVEVEEVTVPEGFVQKLNDHLLLVYTGKTRLARNLLQDVLRSWYARLPAVVQNARRLVRQTEECAEAFRQGPRELQHPPGRSGHSGPEPAAAGN from the exons ATGGAGCAGCCGAAGGGGGTTGATTGGACGGTCATCATTCTGACGTGTCAGTACAAGGACAGCGTTGAGGTCTTCCAGAGAG AGCTGGAAATACGGCAGAAGCGAGAACAGATCCCTGCTGGGACGCTGCTGCTGGCTGTGGAGGACCCTGAGGTTCACGTGGGCAGTGGAGGAGCCACCCTCAACGCCCTGCTGGTGGCTGCTGAGCACCTGAGTGCCCGCGCAGGCTTCACC GTGGTCACGTCAGATGTGCTGCACTCGGCCTGGATCCTCATCCTGCACATG GGCCGAGACTTCCCCTTCGACGACTGTGGCCGGGCCTTCACTTGCCTCCCTGTGGAGAACCCCCAGGCCCCCGTGGAGGCCGTGGTCTGCAACCTGGACTGCCTGCTGGACATCATGAGCCATCGG ctggGCCCGGGCTCCCCGCCGGGCGTGTGGGTCTGCAGCACGGACATGCTGCTGTCGGTGCCTCTGGACCCAG GCATCAGCTGGGACGGCTTCCGGGGAGCCAGAGGGATCGCCCTTCCCGGGAGCACGGCCTACGCCCGGAGCCATGGTGTCTACCTGACCGACTCCGAG GGCTTCGTTCTGGACATTTACTACCAGGGCACTGAGGCAGAGATACAACGATGCGCCAGGCCTGATGGGCGGGTGCCGCTG GTGTCCGGGGTTGTCTTCTTCTCTGTGGAAACCGCTGAGTGCCTCCTGGCTACCCACGTGAGCCCGCCTCTGGACGCCTGCACCTACATGGGCTTGGACtcgggagcccagcctggccag CTGTCTCTGTTTTTTGACATCCTGCTCTGCATGGCCCGGAACGTGCAAagggaggacttcctggtggGGCGGCCCCCGGAGATGGGGCAAGGTGACGCGGACATCGCGGGCTATCTGCACGGTGCCCGGGCTGAGCTGTGGAGGCAGCTCCGCGGTCAGCCTCTCACAGTGG CGTATGTCCCTGATGGCAGCTACAGCTACATGACCAACTCAGCCAGTGAGTTCCTGCACAGTCTCACATCCCCAGGGGCTCCGGGGGCCCAGGTCATACATTCCCAGGTGGAG GAGCGGCCACTGCTGGGGGCCGGGAGCACTGTGGTCAGCTGCCTGCTGGAGGGCCCCGTGCGGCTGGGCCCCGGGAGCGTCCTGCAGCACTGCCACCTACgg GGCCCCATTCACGTTGGGACTGGCTGCTTTGTGAGTGGCCTGGACGTGGCCCAGTCCCAGGCGCTGCACGGCGTGGAGCTGCGTGACCTCATCCTTCGGGGACACCACGTGCAGCTGCACGGCGCACCCAGCCGGGCCTTCACCCTCGTGGGCCGCCTGGACAGCTGGGAG agacaggggacaggaacatatctcaacatgtCTTGGAGTAAATTCTTCCAGAAGACGGGCATCCG GGACTGGGACCTGTGGGACCCAGATGTGCCCCCTGCTGAGCGCTGCCTCCTCAGTGCCCGTCTCTTCCCTGTGCTCCACCCCTCGagggccctggggccctgggatcTGCTGTGGATGCTAGACCCCCAGGAGGACAGGGGCCGGGCCCTGCAGGCTTGGCGGGCTTGCTGGCGTCTGTCCTGGGAGCAGCTGCAGCCGTGCCTGGACCGGGGCACCACGCTGGCTGCCCGCCGGGACCTGTTCTTCCGCCAGGCCCTGCACAAGGCGCGGCACGTGCTGGAGGCCCGGCAGGACCTCAGCCTGCGCCCGCTGACCTGGGCTGCCGTCCACGAGGGCTGTCCTGGGCTCCTGCTGGCCACACTGGACCAGG TGGCAGCTGGTGCAGAAGACCCTGGCGTGGCTGCCCGTGCCCTGGCCTGTGTGGCAGACGTCCTGGGCTGCATGGCGGGGGGCCGAGGCGGCTTGCGCAGTGGGCCGGCGGCTAACCCCGAGTGGGTTTGgcccttctccttcctggagcGTGGAGACCTGGCGCGCGGTGTGGAGGCGCTCACCCGGGAGCGGGCCAGGTGGCTGAGCAG GCCAGCCTTGCTGGTGCGGGCCGCCCGCCACTACGAGGGGGCCGGGCAGCTGCTGATACGCCGGGCTGTGATGTCTGCCCAGCGCTTCGTCAGCTCCAAGCCGGTGGAGCTGCCGGCGCCTGGGCAGTGGGTGGTGGCAGAGTGCCCAGCGCgggtggacttctctg GGGGGTGGAGTGACACGCCGCCCCTGGCCTATGAGCTTGGTGGGGCCGTGCTGGGCCTGGCTGTGCGAGTGGACGGCCGCCGGCCCATTGGGGCCAGGGCTCGCCGCATCCCAGAGCCCGAGCTGCGGCTGGCAGTGGGGCCCCGGCAGGACCAGACGGCCGTGAAGATCGTGTGTTGCAGCCTGGACGACGTGCGGGGTTActgccagccccaggccccag GGGCGCTGCTGAAGGCGGCCTTCGTCTGCGCGGGCATCGTCAGTGTCTCCTCCGAGCTCTCGCTGAGGGAGCAGCTGCTACGTGCCTTCGGGGGTGGCTTTGAGCTGCACACCTGGTCTGAGCTGCCCCACGGCTCTGGCCTTG GCACCAGCAGCATCCTGGCGGCGGCCGCCCTGGCCGCGGTGCAGCGGGCCGCAGGCCGCGCGGTAGGTGCAGAGGCCTTGATACACGCAGTCCTGCACCTGGAGCAGGTGCTCACCACAG GAGGCGGCTGGCAGGACCAGGTGGGTGGCCTCATGCCCGGCATCAAGGTGGGGCGCTCCCAGGCTCAGCTGCCACTGAAGGTGGAAGTGGAGGAAGTCACTGTGCCTGAGGGCTTTGTCCAGAAGCTCAATGACCACCTGCTGCTGGTGTACACTGGGAAGACCCGCCTGGCCCGGAATCTGCTCCAG GATGTGCTGAGGAGCTGGTATGCCCGGCTGCCCGCCGTTGTGCAGAACGCCCGCCGCCTGGTACGGCAGACCGAGGAGTGTGCGGAAGCCTTCCGCCAAG GGCCTCGGGAACTACAGCATCCACCTGGTAGAAGTGGACACTCAGGGCCTGAGCCTGCAGCTGCTGGGAACTGA